The proteins below are encoded in one region of Neofelis nebulosa isolate mNeoNeb1 chromosome 17, mNeoNeb1.pri, whole genome shotgun sequence:
- the SIGLEC11 gene encoding sialic acid-binding Ig-like lectin 11 isoform X1, translating to MLLPLLLPLLWAGSLQENPGYKLQVQKSVTVQEGLCVRVPCTVSYSGVRRSPSAPVYGSWFRKTYNPKGDVLMATNKPAKGAKRKNRFSFHLAGDPGDRDCSLNITDAQKGDSGKYYFQLDTGSTRRSYQSDLLTVTVRALTQTPDIRIEEPLASGSPSHLTCSVPGVCDGVTPLTLSWTGAALGPLGLDLEAYNSSEILLTPRPQDHGTNLTCHVTFPRAGVSTQSTITLNVSYAPQNLTIGISRGNCTELKYPGNGSSLPVLEGESVLLVCVADSNPPATLSWAQGGRTLSPSQPWKPGVLELPRVESGHEGEFTCRAQHARGSQHVSLRLSVVCPPRLLGPSCSWEGEGLGCTCSARARPAPTLRWRLGEGLLEGNHSDASLTVTSSSEGPWANSSLSLRGPLRSDLRLGCEARNEHGAQSTAVLVLLPAQPLLGGGFVLGAAGGAGVAGLLGLCPCLIFFIVKTRRKQAPETAAGGKEAACMLGPISWGYQHEDRSSTPLDHPPPAMAAPSSEEEKEPYYASLTFHGLKPWNLPDPEATSTTEYSEIKICK from the exons ATGCTGCTGCCgttgctgctgccgctgctgtgGGCAG GGTCCCTGCAGGAGAATCCCGGGTACAAGCTGCAGGTGCAGAAGTCCGTGACGGTGCAGGAGGGCCTGTGTGTCCGTGTTCCCTGCACCGTCTCCTACTCCGGGGTTCGCAGGAGCCCCTCTGCACCTGTTTATGGCTCCTGGTTCCGGAAAACCTATAACCCCAAAGGGGATGTTCTCATGGCCACAAACAAGCCTGCCAAGGGCGCAAAGAGGAAGAACAGATTTTCATTTCACCTCGCCGGAGACCCTGGGGACAGGGACTGCTCCCTGAACATCACAGACGCCCAGAAGGGAGACAGTGGAAAGTATTATTTTCAACTGGACACAGGTTCCACGAGACGCAGTTACCAAAGTGACCTGCTCACTGTGACTGTAAGAG CGCTGACACAGACCCCGGATATCCGTATCGAGGAGCCCCTGGCGTCTGGCTCTCCCAGCCACCTCACATGCTCTGTGCCCGGGGTCTGTGATGGGGTGACCCCCCTCACCCTCTCCTGGACGGGAGCTGCGCTCGGACCTCTGGGACTGGACCTGGAGGCCTATAACTCCTCGGAGATCCTGCTCACCCCCCGTCCGCAGGACCACGGCACCAACCTCACCTGTCATGTGACCTTCCCCAGGGCTGGTGTGAGCACGCAAAGCACCATTACGCTCAACGTCTcct ATGCTCCACAGAACTTGACCATCGGCATCTCCCGAGGAAATTGCACAG aaCTGAAATACCCGGGGAATGGCTCATCTCTTCCAGTCCTGGAAGGGGAATCTGTGCTCCTGGTCTGTGTCGCCGACAGCAACCCTCCGGCCACACTCAGCTGGGCCCAGGGGGGCCGGACTCTGAGCCCGTCCCAGCCTTGGAAGCCCGGGGTCCTGGAGCTGCCCCGAGTGGAGTCGGGCCACGAAGGCGAATTCACCTGCCGAGCTCAGCACGCTCGGGGCTCCCAGCACGTCTCCCTGCGTCTCTCTGTGGTCT GCCCCCCGCGGCTGCTCGGCCCCTCCTGCTCCTGGGAGGGCGAGGGGCTGGGCTGCACCTGCTCCGCCCGAGCCCGGCCGGCCCCCACCCTGcgctggaggctgggggaggggctgttggAGGGGAACCACAGCGACGCCTCCTTGACCGTCACCTCCAGCTCCGAGGGGCCCTGGGCCAACAGCTCCCTGAGCCTCAGGGGGCCGCTGCGCTCCGACCTCAGACTCGGCTGCGAGGCCCGGAATGAGCACGGGGCCCAGAGCACCGCCGTCCTGGTGTTGCTGCCAG CGCAGCCTCTGCTTGGGGGAGGATTCGTTCTGGGGGCTGCCGGGGGTGCTGGTGTCGCTGGCCTGCTCGGTCTCTGTCCTTGCCTCATCTTCTTCAT AGTGAAGACCCGCAGGAAGCAGGCCCCAGAGACAGCAGCTGGTGGCAAGGAAGCTGCCTGCATGTTGGGTCCCATCTCCTGG GGTTACCAGCATGAGGATCGGTCAAGCACCCCCCTAGACCACCCGCCCCCAGCCATGGCCGCTCCCTCCTcggaggaggaaaaggagcccTACTACGCTTCTCTCACCTTCCATGGGCTGAAGCCCTGGAACCTTCCGGACCCGGAGGCCACCAGCACCACCGAGTATTCAGAGATCAAGATCTGCAAGTGA
- the SIGLEC11 gene encoding sialic acid-binding Ig-like lectin 11 isoform X2, translated as MLLPLLLPLLWAGSLQENPGYKLQVQKSVTVQEGLCVRVPCTVSYSGVRRSPSAPVYGSWFRKTYNPKGDVLMATNKPAKGAKRKNRFSFHLAGDPGDRDCSLNITDAQKGDSGKYYFQLDTGSTRRSYQSDLLTVTVRALTQTPDIRIEEPLASGSPSHLTCSVPGVCDGVTPLTLSWTGAALGPLGLDLEAYNSSEILLTPRPQDHGTNLTCHVTFPRAGVSTQSTITLNVSYAPQNLTIGISRGNCTELKYPGNGSSLPVLEGESVLLVCVADSNPPATLSWAQGGRTLSPSQPWKPGVLELPRVESGHEGEFTCRAQHARGSQHVSLRLSVVCPPRLLGPSCSWEGEGLGCTCSARARPAPTLRWRLGEGLLEGNHSDASLTVTSSSEGPWANSSLSLRGPLRSDLRLGCEARNEHGAQSTAVLVLLPASAWGRIRSGGCRGCWCRWPARSLSLPHLLHSEDPQEAGPRDSSWWQGSCLHVGSHLLGLPA; from the exons ATGCTGCTGCCgttgctgctgccgctgctgtgGGCAG GGTCCCTGCAGGAGAATCCCGGGTACAAGCTGCAGGTGCAGAAGTCCGTGACGGTGCAGGAGGGCCTGTGTGTCCGTGTTCCCTGCACCGTCTCCTACTCCGGGGTTCGCAGGAGCCCCTCTGCACCTGTTTATGGCTCCTGGTTCCGGAAAACCTATAACCCCAAAGGGGATGTTCTCATGGCCACAAACAAGCCTGCCAAGGGCGCAAAGAGGAAGAACAGATTTTCATTTCACCTCGCCGGAGACCCTGGGGACAGGGACTGCTCCCTGAACATCACAGACGCCCAGAAGGGAGACAGTGGAAAGTATTATTTTCAACTGGACACAGGTTCCACGAGACGCAGTTACCAAAGTGACCTGCTCACTGTGACTGTAAGAG CGCTGACACAGACCCCGGATATCCGTATCGAGGAGCCCCTGGCGTCTGGCTCTCCCAGCCACCTCACATGCTCTGTGCCCGGGGTCTGTGATGGGGTGACCCCCCTCACCCTCTCCTGGACGGGAGCTGCGCTCGGACCTCTGGGACTGGACCTGGAGGCCTATAACTCCTCGGAGATCCTGCTCACCCCCCGTCCGCAGGACCACGGCACCAACCTCACCTGTCATGTGACCTTCCCCAGGGCTGGTGTGAGCACGCAAAGCACCATTACGCTCAACGTCTcct ATGCTCCACAGAACTTGACCATCGGCATCTCCCGAGGAAATTGCACAG aaCTGAAATACCCGGGGAATGGCTCATCTCTTCCAGTCCTGGAAGGGGAATCTGTGCTCCTGGTCTGTGTCGCCGACAGCAACCCTCCGGCCACACTCAGCTGGGCCCAGGGGGGCCGGACTCTGAGCCCGTCCCAGCCTTGGAAGCCCGGGGTCCTGGAGCTGCCCCGAGTGGAGTCGGGCCACGAAGGCGAATTCACCTGCCGAGCTCAGCACGCTCGGGGCTCCCAGCACGTCTCCCTGCGTCTCTCTGTGGTCT GCCCCCCGCGGCTGCTCGGCCCCTCCTGCTCCTGGGAGGGCGAGGGGCTGGGCTGCACCTGCTCCGCCCGAGCCCGGCCGGCCCCCACCCTGcgctggaggctgggggaggggctgttggAGGGGAACCACAGCGACGCCTCCTTGACCGTCACCTCCAGCTCCGAGGGGCCCTGGGCCAACAGCTCCCTGAGCCTCAGGGGGCCGCTGCGCTCCGACCTCAGACTCGGCTGCGAGGCCCGGAATGAGCACGGGGCCCAGAGCACCGCCGTCCTGGTGTTGCTGCCAG CCTCTGCTTGGGGGAGGATTCGTTCTGGGGGCTGCCGGGGGTGCTGGTGTCGCTGGCCTGCTCGGTCTCTGTCCTTGCCTCATCTTCTTCAT AGTGAAGACCCGCAGGAAGCAGGCCCCAGAGACAGCAGCTGGTGGCAAGGAAGCTGCCTGCATGTTGGGTCCCATCTCCTGG GGTTACCAGCATGA